Proteins encoded within one genomic window of Panicum virgatum strain AP13 chromosome 1N, P.virgatum_v5, whole genome shotgun sequence:
- the LOC120656056 gene encoding protein disulfide isomerase-like 1-3: protein MATCSRIPFAFLVALLLLLSSSTARAEEEAVLTLDAGNFSEVVAAHQFIVVEFYAPWCGHCKQLAPEYETAASILSKHDPPVVLAKVDASDKTNKDLSSKYDVQGFPTIMILRNQGDNAQEYNGPRDADGIVEYLKKQVGPASVEIKSVEDATNLIGDKGVVIVGVFPAFGGREFEDFMAVAEKMRNDYDFLHTLDASILPRGDRAVKGPAVRLFKPFDELFVDSQDFDKDALQKFIEVSGFPTVVTYDTHPTNHKYLLKYFENDGTKAMLFLSFDDDRIEAFKSQFYEAAKQYGEKNISFLIGDVTDAQGALQYFGLKESEVPLLFIQVSTTKYIKPTVEPDQILPWLKEYTDGTLLPHVKSDPIPVVNDQPVKVVVADSIDDVVFNSGKNVLLEFYAPWCGHCQKLAPTLDEVAVLLQNDEDVIIAKMDATTNDIPPDFAVDGYPTMYFYSSAGNLLPYEGGRTAEEIIDFIKKNKGSKPGEAAVDDVAAENDVMEEQEPEPESVKDEL, encoded by the exons ATGGCGACCTGCTCGAGAATCCCCTTCGCCTTCCtcgtggcgctgctgctgcttctgtcGTCGTCGACAGcccgcgcggaggaggaggcggtgctGACGCTGGACGCCGGCAACTTctcggaggtggtggcggcgcaccAGTTCATCGTCGTCGAGTTCTACGCCCCCTG GTGTGGCCACTGCAAGCAACTAGCCCCAGAG TACGAGACGGCCGCGTCTATCCTGAGCAAACATGACCCACCAGTCGTTCTTGCCAAGGTTGATGCCAGTGACAAGACGAATAAGGATCTCAGCAGCAAGTACGATGTGCAGGGGTTCCCCACCATCATGATCTTGAGGAACCAAGGGGACAATGCGCAAGAGTACAATGGCCCCAGGGACGCAGATGGCATAGTGGAGTACCTGAAGAAGCAGGTCGGTCCAGCGTCTGTTGAGATCAAGTCGGTGGAGGATGCCACAAATCTGATCGGTGACAAGGGTGTGGTCATT GTTGGAGTTTTCCCAGCATTTGGTGGTAGAGAGTTTGAGGACTTCATGGCCGTGGCTGAGAAAATGAGAAATGACTATGACTTCCTCCACACACTGGATGCCAGTATTCTACCACGTGGTGACAGGGCTGTCAAAGGACCTGCTGTTCGGCTCTTTAAGCCATTCGATGAGCTCTTTGTTGATTCCCAG gaTTTTGACAAAGATGCACTACAAAAGTTTATCGAAGTTTCTGGTTTTCCAACTGTAGTTACCTATGACACCCATCCAACAAATCACAAATACCTCCTCAAATACTTCGAGAATGATGGTACCAAA GCTATGCTTTTCCTGAGCTTCGATGATGACAGGATTGAGGCCTTTAAGAGTCAGTTTTATGAAGCTGCAAAACAATATGGTGAGAAGAACATAAGTTTTCTGATCGGTGATGTTACTGACGCACAGGGTGCTTTACag TATTTTGGGCTCAAAGAAAGTGAAGTGCCCCTCCTCTTCATACAAGTGTCCACtacaaaatatatcaaaccaaCTGTGGAACCTGATCAAATCTTACCCTGGCTGAAAGAGTACACG GATGGCACCTTATTACCACATGTTAAGTCAGATCCGATTCCGGTGGTCAACGACCAACCTGTTAAAGTTGTCGTCGCTGATAGTATCGACGATGTGGTTTTCAACTCTGGCAAAAATG TGCTTCTTGAGTTTTATGCACCGTGGTGTGGCCATTGTCAGAAGCTGGCCCCAACCTTGGACGAAGTTGCAGTTTTGTTGCAGAATGATGAAGATGTGATCATTGCAAAGATG GATGCTACCACCAACGACATACCACCAGATTTTGCAGTCGATGGATATCCAACCATGTATTTCTACTCATCCGCGGGAAACCTCCTACCGTACGAAGGTGGAAGGACAGCTGAGGAGATCATCGATttcatcaagaagaacaagGGCTCCAAACCTGGTGAAGCTGCTGTAGATGATGTGGCAGCTGAGAATGATgtcatggaggagcaagaacCTGAACCAGAGTCTGTTAAAGATGAACTGTGA